TCTTCGCTCGTGTAATTCACGAGGAAACGTCCATCGAGTGCCTTTATGAGAAGCGCTGAGAGGCCATCTGACTTTATCATTGCGCCAAGGACGACGTTGGTGTCCATGACGACTTTCATTACTCGGCACCCATTAGCTTCTTGTACTCCCTCTCGACCTCCCTGAGAATCTCTTTCACTTCTTCCTCCTCATCCTTGAATTCTCCCCTTCTCAGTCTCTCCCGTGCCTCCTCACTCTCCTCCCCGATTTCTTCTTCCCTGAGACTCCTTGCCAGTTCTTTCGCTTCTTCGAGCATCATCTGGCCGAGTGTGAACGTGACGGCGAACTTTATGAAGTCAGAACGACTTCGGAATTCCCTTTTCTCGACGAGTTCGTCTATCTTCCGGACAACGTAGCCCGGTAGTCTGACGGAAATCGGGTACTCCACCCTCTCAGCCATGCAATCACCAATACAAACTGACTACAATTGTATTTAACCCTTGCTACTCAACCCTGAACGTCAGCCCCTTTTCCCTCGCCTTCCTCTCGACC
The Thermococcus sp. 21S9 DNA segment above includes these coding regions:
- a CDS encoding ribbon-helix-helix protein, CopG family; protein product: MAERVEYPISVRLPGYVVRKIDELVEKREFRSRSDFIKFAVTFTLGQMMLEEAKELARSLREEEIGEESEEARERLRRGEFKDEEEEVKEILREVEREYKKLMGAE